One Microbacterium sp. W4I20 DNA window includes the following coding sequences:
- the rplQ gene encoding 50S ribosomal protein L17 produces MPKPTKGPRLGGGPAHERLLLANLAAALFTHKSIKTTETKAKRLRPLAERLITFAKRGDLHARRRVLSVIGDKSVVHTLFTEIAPLVADREGGYTRITKVGNRKGDNAPMAVIELVLEPVNPKPKSAKKTAAAASKADKPAEVVEEAPAEEAPAEDAAVEEAPAADAGAESQAEGEAAEAAAEDAVEK; encoded by the coding sequence ATGCCTAAGCCCACCAAGGGTCCCCGCCTCGGAGGCGGCCCCGCCCACGAGCGTCTGCTGCTTGCCAACCTCGCGGCGGCTCTCTTCACCCACAAGTCGATCAAGACGACCGAGACCAAGGCCAAGCGCCTGCGTCCGCTCGCCGAGCGACTGATCACCTTCGCCAAGCGCGGCGACCTGCACGCACGCCGTCGCGTGCTGTCGGTCATCGGTGACAAGAGCGTCGTGCACACTCTCTTCACCGAGATCGCACCGCTCGTCGCCGACCGTGAGGGCGGCTACACCCGCATCACGAAGGTCGGCAACCGCAAGGGCGACAACGCTCCGATGGCTGTCATCGAGCTCGTCCTCGAGCCGGTCAACCCGAAGCCGAAGTCCGCCAAGAAGACGGCTGCCGCCGCTTCGAAGGCCGACAAGCCGGCCGAGGTCGTCGAGGAGGCTCCCGCTGAGGAGGCTCCCGCCGAGGACGCCGCTGTCGAGGAGGCACCCGCGGCTGACGCCGGTGCCGAGTCGCAGGCCGAGGGCGAAGCAGCCGAGGCTGCCGCCGAGGACGCTGTCGAGAAGTAA
- a CDS encoding AMP-binding protein, with protein MVRSTYPDAEIPAVSVYEYLFGDLDETRLDATALVDGTSGAETTYRQLIAQIDLFAGALAARGVAVGTRVGVLCPNIPAFATVFHGILRAGATATTINSLYTPDEVANQLTDAEADWLITVSPLLPGAEAAAAKVGIAADHLIVLDGVEGHPSLAALLGEGNAAPSVTFDPDEHLAVLPYSSGTTGRPKGVMLTHRNLVANVSQCQSTISLADDDRVLAVLPFFHIYGMTVLLNFALRQRAALVTMPRFDLIDFLRVVAEHRTTWVFIAPPIAVALAKHPLVDEFDLSAVKVIFSGAAPLDGALASAVATRLNCTVCQGYGMTETSPVTHAIPADRDDIDRSSVGLLLRSTEARLIDAETGVDVTVPDEGASEPGELLIRGPQVMKGYLNRPDATAQMLDADGWLHTGDVATVTHDGVFRIVDRLKELIKYKGYQVAPAVLEAVLLEHPSIADAAVIGVHDDDGQEVPKAFVVRQADADLDADTVMAHVAAHVAPHEKVRQVEFIDAIPKSASGKILRKDLRAR; from the coding sequence ATGGTTCGCAGCACCTACCCGGATGCGGAGATCCCCGCGGTCTCGGTGTACGAATACCTCTTCGGCGATCTCGACGAGACCCGACTCGACGCGACCGCGCTCGTCGACGGCACCAGCGGCGCCGAGACGACCTATCGGCAGCTGATCGCCCAGATCGACCTGTTCGCCGGCGCTCTCGCCGCGCGCGGGGTCGCCGTCGGGACGCGCGTCGGCGTGCTGTGCCCGAACATCCCGGCGTTCGCGACGGTCTTCCACGGCATCCTGCGCGCAGGGGCCACCGCGACCACGATCAACTCGCTCTACACCCCCGACGAGGTCGCCAATCAGCTCACCGACGCCGAAGCGGACTGGCTGATCACCGTGTCACCGCTCCTCCCCGGCGCGGAGGCGGCGGCCGCGAAGGTCGGGATCGCCGCCGACCACCTCATCGTCCTCGACGGTGTCGAAGGGCATCCGTCCCTTGCCGCGCTGCTCGGCGAAGGGAACGCCGCCCCCTCTGTGACGTTCGATCCGGACGAGCACCTCGCGGTGCTGCCGTACTCGTCGGGCACGACCGGGCGCCCCAAGGGCGTCATGCTCACGCACCGCAATCTCGTCGCGAACGTGAGCCAGTGCCAGTCGACGATCTCACTGGCCGACGACGACCGCGTCCTGGCGGTGCTCCCCTTCTTCCACATCTACGGCATGACGGTACTGCTCAACTTCGCGCTGCGACAGCGGGCGGCCCTGGTGACGATGCCGCGGTTCGATCTCATCGACTTCCTGCGGGTGGTCGCCGAGCACCGCACGACCTGGGTGTTCATCGCCCCGCCGATCGCGGTCGCGCTGGCGAAGCATCCGTTGGTCGACGAATTCGACCTCTCGGCGGTCAAGGTCATCTTCTCGGGTGCGGCTCCGCTCGACGGCGCCCTCGCCTCCGCGGTGGCGACCCGGCTGAACTGCACCGTCTGCCAGGGGTACGGCATGACGGAGACCAGCCCCGTGACCCATGCCATCCCCGCCGACCGCGACGACATCGACCGCTCCTCCGTCGGACTGCTGCTCCGCAGCACCGAGGCGCGACTGATCGACGCGGAGACCGGCGTCGACGTGACCGTGCCGGACGAGGGCGCGAGCGAACCGGGCGAGCTGCTCATCCGCGGCCCGCAGGTCATGAAGGGCTACCTCAACCGTCCGGATGCGACGGCGCAGATGCTCGATGCCGACGGCTGGCTGCACACCGGCGACGTCGCCACCGTGACCCACGACGGGGTGTTCCGGATCGTCGACCGACTCAAGGAGCTCATCAAGTACAAGGGCTACCAGGTCGCGCCCGCGGTTCTCGAGGCCGTGCTGCTGGAGCATCCGTCCATCGCCGACGCCGCGGTCATCGGCGTGCACGACGACGACGGTCAGGAAGTCCCGAAGGCGTTCGTGGTGCGGCAGGCGGATGCCGATCTCGACGCGGATACCGTCATGGCGCACGTGGCCGCCCACGTCGCACCGCACGAGAAGGTGCGGCAGGTCGAGTTCATCGACGCGATCCCGAAGTCGGCGTCGGGGAAGATCCTCCGCAAGGACCTCCGCGCCCGCTGA
- a CDS encoding PAS domain-containing protein, producing the protein MASKMTLRVHLLLLQALIVFLVTLATGIVAGAFQEHALREAYKERMQAVAQSVAALPPVRAAFDDADPAEAIQPIAEVIREASDLAYVVVADEDGIRYSHPNPDRIGEKVSTDPSIPLSGEIYVGTQTGTLGTSWRVKVPIRDDDGVVIGTASVGILESELNEEFTANLSWLISAMLAAAVLGVFGSAWVTSVIRRRIYRLEPHQIAALVKNQETTLHRLSEGVITVNGAGRITLANDAAARLLERSAEELDDAVAADVLDAPLLAVLHEGEDAGRPVIVGSHVLVARSTGSRHDGADVEATLLLRDHTELHDVVRRVEAADAIIAFRQRFGLPKGLSAETLDRVAAALTARPDASATEIGDDVQISRVSARRYLEHLASSGRAIRTLDYSTKGRPSTRYRANDVV; encoded by the coding sequence GTGGCCTCGAAGATGACGCTCCGGGTGCACCTGCTGCTGTTGCAGGCGCTGATCGTGTTCCTGGTGACCCTGGCGACCGGCATCGTCGCCGGCGCGTTCCAGGAGCATGCTCTCCGCGAGGCCTACAAGGAGCGAATGCAGGCGGTCGCACAGTCGGTCGCCGCGCTGCCCCCGGTGCGGGCCGCCTTCGACGACGCGGACCCCGCCGAGGCCATCCAGCCCATCGCGGAGGTCATTCGCGAAGCATCCGATCTCGCGTACGTCGTGGTCGCCGACGAGGACGGCATCCGCTATTCGCATCCGAATCCCGACCGCATCGGCGAGAAGGTGTCGACCGACCCGTCCATCCCCCTCTCCGGCGAGATCTATGTCGGCACCCAGACGGGGACGCTCGGCACCTCGTGGCGGGTGAAGGTGCCGATCCGCGACGACGACGGCGTCGTCATCGGCACAGCTTCCGTGGGCATCCTGGAATCCGAGCTCAACGAGGAGTTCACGGCCAACCTCTCCTGGCTCATCTCGGCCATGCTCGCCGCCGCTGTGCTGGGGGTGTTCGGCTCTGCGTGGGTGACCTCCGTGATCCGGCGTCGCATCTATCGGCTCGAGCCGCACCAGATCGCGGCGCTGGTGAAGAACCAGGAGACGACTCTGCATCGCTTGAGCGAGGGCGTCATCACGGTGAACGGTGCCGGTCGCATCACGCTCGCCAACGACGCCGCGGCGCGACTCCTCGAGCGCAGCGCCGAAGAGCTCGACGACGCCGTCGCCGCCGACGTGCTCGACGCACCCCTGCTGGCGGTGCTGCACGAGGGAGAGGATGCCGGGCGGCCGGTGATCGTCGGCTCGCATGTGCTCGTCGCCCGCAGTACCGGAAGCCGCCACGACGGCGCCGATGTCGAGGCCACGCTGTTGCTGCGCGACCACACCGAGCTGCACGACGTGGTGCGGCGGGTCGAAGCGGCCGATGCCATCATCGCGTTCCGCCAGCGGTTCGGCCTGCCGAAGGGTCTGAGTGCCGAGACGCTCGATCGCGTCGCCGCCGCCCTCACCGCCCGCCCCGATGCGTCGGCCACCGAGATCGGCGACGACGTGCAGATCTCCCGGGTCAGCGCGCGTCGCTATCTCGAGCACCTCGCGAGCTCCGGCAGGGCGATCCGCACGCTCGACTACTCGACGAAGGGGCGTCCGAGCACGCGCTACCGGGCGAACGACGTAGTCTGA
- a CDS encoding tripartite tricarboxylate transporter substrate binding protein, which translates to MKHTRLAATAVFAAAALALTACSGGGTGSGGGGGDEAAAIDDVKIIVPADPGGGWDQTGRAMSEVLTADKVVGSAPVSNVGGAGGTVGLAQLANEKDPATLMVMGLVMVGAIETNASTVRLEDTTPIARLTDEALVIVVPEDSKYDTLEDLVGDIVEKGQEVTVTGGSAGGADHILAGLLLEAAGLDAGEIPEKLNYTPNSGGGEAVSLLVGDKVSAGISGVGEFLQYIEDGSMRALAVSGAEPVESLPDVPTITDEGYDVELTNWRGVIAPGGISDAERAELERIVTEMHESGAWKDELETKGWADAFLTGDEFDSFLKDNITEVTGTLENIGLI; encoded by the coding sequence ATGAAGCACACACGTCTGGCGGCGACAGCCGTCTTCGCCGCCGCCGCATTGGCATTGACCGCATGTTCGGGCGGAGGCACCGGGTCGGGAGGCGGGGGAGGCGACGAAGCCGCGGCCATCGACGATGTCAAGATCATCGTCCCGGCCGACCCCGGCGGCGGATGGGATCAGACCGGACGCGCGATGTCGGAGGTCCTGACCGCAGACAAGGTCGTCGGATCAGCCCCGGTGTCGAACGTCGGCGGCGCGGGCGGCACCGTCGGCCTCGCCCAGCTCGCGAACGAGAAGGACCCGGCGACGCTCATGGTCATGGGGCTCGTGATGGTCGGAGCGATCGAGACGAACGCGTCGACCGTGCGGCTCGAGGACACCACCCCGATCGCCCGGCTCACCGACGAGGCACTCGTCATCGTGGTGCCGGAGGACTCCAAGTACGACACCCTCGAGGATCTCGTCGGGGACATCGTCGAGAAGGGACAGGAGGTGACGGTGACCGGCGGTTCCGCCGGCGGCGCCGACCACATCCTCGCCGGCCTCCTCCTCGAAGCCGCCGGCCTCGATGCGGGTGAGATCCCGGAGAAGCTCAACTACACACCCAACTCCGGTGGTGGCGAGGCCGTCTCGCTCCTCGTCGGCGACAAGGTCTCGGCCGGCATCTCCGGGGTCGGAGAGTTCCTCCAGTACATCGAGGACGGTTCGATGCGGGCGCTGGCGGTCTCGGGCGCCGAGCCGGTCGAGTCGCTGCCCGACGTGCCGACCATCACCGACGAGGGGTACGACGTCGAGCTGACCAACTGGCGCGGGGTGATCGCTCCGGGCGGGATCTCCGACGCGGAGCGCGCCGAGCTCGAGCGCATCGTCACCGAGATGCACGAATCCGGCGCGTGGAAGGACGAGCTCGAGACCAAGGGCTGGGCGGATGCCTTCCTGACCGGTGACGAGTTCGACAGCTTCCTGAAGGACAACATCACCGAGGTGACCGGCACGCTCGAGAACATCGGACTGATCTGA
- a CDS encoding tripartite tricarboxylate transporter TctB family protein, producing MNTPILGVSGRAETTRPASRVPLGELVFALLMLALGVFALVGVFTIHVPVGVKAGPTIFPLFVSIILLASAVAVLVNVLRGKRAEVEEGEDIDPNAQTDWLTIAKIVGAVVAHLLLIDLIGWAPAATVLFGVVAWALGAKRWWLAFVIGLGVSLVIQVVFGGLMGLSLPWGPALGWLGEVF from the coding sequence ATGAACACCCCGATCCTCGGGGTGAGCGGGCGGGCCGAGACGACTCGGCCCGCCTCGCGGGTTCCCCTCGGTGAACTCGTCTTCGCTCTCCTCATGCTCGCCCTCGGCGTCTTCGCGCTCGTGGGGGTCTTCACGATCCACGTCCCGGTCGGTGTGAAAGCCGGGCCCACGATCTTCCCGCTCTTCGTCTCGATCATCCTGCTGGCGTCGGCCGTGGCCGTGCTGGTGAACGTGCTGCGCGGAAAGCGCGCGGAGGTCGAGGAGGGCGAGGACATCGACCCGAACGCCCAGACCGACTGGCTCACGATCGCCAAGATCGTCGGCGCCGTGGTCGCTCACCTGCTGCTGATCGACCTCATCGGCTGGGCCCCGGCGGCCACCGTGCTCTTCGGCGTGGTCGCGTGGGCGCTCGGTGCCAAGCGCTGGTGGCTGGCCTTCGTCATCGGGCTCGGTGTGAGTCTGGTGATCCAGGTGGTCTTCGGCGGCCTGATGGGGCTGTCGCTGCCCTGGGGACCGGCTCTCGGATGGCTCGGGGAGGTGTTCTGA
- a CDS encoding tripartite tricarboxylate transporter permease, with protein sequence MDSWTLLLEGFATALQPQYLGFAFFGVLVGTAVGVLPGIGPAMTVALLLPLTYTLDPTAALITFAGIYYGGMYGGSTTSILLNTPGESASIVTAIEGNKMAKLGRGAAALATAAIGSFVAGTIATVGLTLLAPVLAQFAVNLGPADYVALIVIAFITVGALIGSSVPRGMLSLGVGLFLGLVGTDTLTAQQRYTLGLLPLSDGIDIVLVAVGLFAVGETLYIAARLRHGGVDVIPVTRGWRSWMTKSDWKRSWKPWLRGTAIGFPIGTIPAGGADVATFLSYATERKLSRHKSEFGRGAIEGVAGPESANNAAAAGVLVPLLTLGLPTTATAAIILVAFQAYGLQPGPQLFQNQPALVWALVASLYVGNVILIILNLPLVGMWVKLLQIPRPYLYAGILLFAAFGAYALNFAVVDILILAIIGVLGYFMRRYGYPVAPLVVGMILGPMGEEYLRKALQLSQGNLSTLFVQPFAATAYIVLALLVVGGLWLRRRQRRYEQALTESIAVPIRTDSEV encoded by the coding sequence ATGGACAGCTGGACCCTGCTTCTCGAAGGCTTCGCGACGGCGCTGCAGCCGCAGTACCTCGGATTCGCGTTCTTCGGCGTGCTCGTGGGAACGGCGGTCGGCGTGCTGCCCGGCATCGGGCCGGCGATGACGGTCGCGCTCCTGCTGCCGCTCACCTACACGCTCGACCCCACCGCGGCACTGATCACCTTCGCCGGCATCTACTACGGCGGCATGTACGGCGGCTCGACCACCAGCATCCTGCTGAACACGCCAGGTGAATCGGCATCCATCGTCACAGCCATCGAAGGCAACAAGATGGCGAAGCTGGGGCGCGGGGCCGCTGCCCTCGCCACCGCCGCGATCGGCTCGTTCGTCGCCGGCACCATCGCCACCGTCGGCCTCACGCTGCTCGCACCCGTGCTGGCGCAGTTCGCCGTCAACCTCGGCCCCGCCGACTACGTCGCGCTCATCGTGATCGCGTTCATCACGGTCGGGGCCCTCATCGGCAGCTCCGTCCCGCGCGGGATGCTGTCGCTCGGCGTCGGCCTGTTCCTCGGACTCGTGGGCACCGACACCCTCACGGCACAGCAGCGCTACACGCTGGGTCTGCTGCCGCTGTCGGACGGGATCGACATCGTGCTCGTCGCGGTCGGACTCTTCGCCGTGGGCGAGACGCTGTACATCGCGGCCCGCTTGCGCCACGGCGGCGTCGACGTGATCCCGGTCACCCGCGGGTGGCGCAGCTGGATGACCAAGAGCGACTGGAAGCGCTCGTGGAAGCCCTGGCTGCGCGGCACGGCGATCGGCTTCCCGATCGGCACCATCCCCGCGGGCGGTGCCGACGTCGCGACGTTCCTGTCGTACGCCACCGAGCGCAAGCTCTCGCGGCACAAGAGCGAGTTCGGGCGCGGAGCGATCGAAGGGGTCGCCGGTCCCGAGTCCGCGAACAACGCGGCGGCGGCCGGTGTGCTCGTCCCGCTGCTCACGCTCGGCCTGCCCACGACCGCGACGGCGGCGATCATCCTCGTCGCCTTCCAGGCGTACGGTCTGCAGCCGGGACCGCAGCTGTTCCAGAATCAGCCGGCACTCGTCTGGGCGCTGGTGGCGAGCCTGTATGTCGGCAACGTCATCCTCATCATCCTCAACCTGCCGCTCGTCGGCATGTGGGTGAAGCTGCTGCAGATCCCGCGGCCGTACCTGTACGCGGGCATCCTGCTGTTCGCCGCCTTCGGCGCCTACGCGCTGAACTTCGCGGTCGTCGACATCCTGATCCTGGCGATCATCGGAGTCCTCGGCTACTTCATGCGACGGTACGGCTATCCGGTGGCTCCGCTCGTGGTCGGCATGATCCTCGGGCCGATGGGGGAGGAGTACCTGCGCAAGGCGCTGCAGTTGAGCCAGGGCAACCTGTCGACGCTGTTCGTGCAGCCCTTCGCCGCGACGGCCTACATCGTGCTGGCGCTCCTCGTCGTCGGTGGGCTGTGGCTGCGTCGGCGTCAGCGTCGTTACGAGCAGGCACTGACCGAGTCGATCGCCGTGCCGATCAGGACCGATTCGGAGGTCTGA
- a CDS encoding sulfite exporter TauE/SafE family protein → MSDAETLTRGPRAYLAFIGIGLLAGLLSGLFGVGGGTVIVPLLVLLLQFDQRLAAGTSLAAIVPTASVGVISYAVSGSVAWVPAIILAAGAVVGAQIGTRLLPRISQTALRWGFVGFLLVVIVSLFLVIPSRDAVLELSWITGIALLVVGVGTGILAGLIGVGGGVIVVPVLMLAFGTSDLIAKGTSLLMMIPTAISGTVGNMRHRNVDLRAAAVIGVSACTTTALGAWLATLLDPAVGNMLFAAYLVVIAVQMALKAIRGRKKDGPASPK, encoded by the coding sequence GTGAGCGATGCAGAGACCCTGACCCGAGGGCCTCGCGCCTACCTGGCATTCATCGGGATCGGCCTCCTCGCGGGGCTCCTGTCCGGACTCTTCGGCGTCGGCGGCGGCACGGTCATCGTCCCGCTGCTCGTGCTTCTCCTGCAGTTCGACCAGCGCCTCGCGGCCGGCACCTCGCTCGCGGCGATCGTGCCGACCGCCAGCGTCGGAGTCATCTCCTATGCCGTGTCGGGATCCGTGGCGTGGGTCCCCGCCATCATCCTCGCCGCGGGAGCCGTGGTGGGGGCACAGATCGGCACGCGCCTCCTGCCGCGAATCTCGCAGACGGCCCTGCGCTGGGGCTTCGTCGGCTTCCTGCTCGTGGTCATCGTCAGCCTCTTCCTCGTCATCCCCTCGCGGGATGCGGTGCTCGAACTCTCCTGGATCACCGGCATCGCGCTGCTGGTCGTCGGCGTCGGCACCGGCATCCTCGCCGGGCTCATCGGGGTCGGCGGCGGCGTGATCGTCGTGCCGGTGCTGATGCTGGCGTTCGGCACGAGCGACCTCATCGCGAAGGGCACCTCACTGCTGATGATGATCCCGACCGCGATCTCGGGAACCGTCGGCAACATGCGGCACCGCAACGTCGACCTGCGGGCCGCCGCGGTGATCGGCGTCTCCGCGTGCACGACGACCGCTCTCGGCGCGTGGCTCGCGACGCTCCTCGACCCCGCGGTGGGGAACATGCTGTTCGCGGCATACCTCGTCGTGATCGCGGTGCAGATGGCGCTGAAGGCGATCCGGGGGCGCAAGAAGGATGGACCCGCGTCGCCGAAGTAG
- a CDS encoding MaoC family dehydratase N-terminal domain-containing protein — translation MAVNQDLVGREFPPTAPYLVGREKVREFARAVFADAPQHTDVEAARALGFADVVAPPTFAMVIQDQTLQQLLALEDSGIVLARTIHAEQRFTYTRPIVAGDELTGQLRVTAIRMMGGNAMITSEAAISDTAGEHVVTATSVLLVGADEGEGA, via the coding sequence GTGGCAGTGAACCAAGATCTTGTCGGCCGGGAGTTCCCGCCGACCGCCCCGTACCTCGTCGGCCGTGAGAAGGTGCGCGAGTTCGCTCGTGCCGTCTTCGCCGATGCCCCGCAGCACACTGACGTCGAGGCCGCGCGCGCCCTCGGGTTCGCCGACGTGGTCGCTCCGCCGACGTTCGCGATGGTCATCCAGGACCAGACGCTCCAGCAGCTGCTCGCGCTGGAGGACTCGGGCATCGTGCTGGCCCGCACGATCCACGCCGAACAGCGCTTCACCTACACGCGACCGATCGTCGCGGGGGACGAACTCACCGGACAGCTGCGGGTCACGGCCATCCGGATGATGGGCGGCAACGCCATGATCACCAGCGAGGCCGCCATCTCGGATACCGCCGGCGAGCACGTGGTGACCGCGACCAGCGTCCTGCTGGTCGGCGCGGACGAGGGGGAGGGCGCCTGA
- a CDS encoding MaoC/PaaZ C-terminal domain-containing protein gives MGYTVGDVIAERDVHLTRESLVRYAGASGDFNPIHYRDDIAASVGLPGVLAHGMLTMGVASSVVVAALEPGAKILDYGVRFTKPVVVDPVDGADIRIVATVGAVDDTTARIDLKVTFGETTVLVKAQLRVAIG, from the coding sequence ATGGGCTACACCGTCGGAGACGTCATCGCCGAACGCGACGTCCACCTCACCCGGGAGTCGCTGGTGCGCTACGCCGGGGCATCCGGAGACTTCAACCCGATCCACTACCGCGACGACATCGCGGCATCCGTCGGTCTTCCCGGCGTACTCGCCCACGGGATGCTGACGATGGGGGTCGCCTCGTCCGTCGTGGTCGCCGCCCTCGAGCCCGGTGCGAAGATCCTCGACTACGGCGTGCGCTTCACGAAGCCGGTCGTCGTCGACCCGGTCGACGGCGCCGACATCCGCATCGTCGCGACGGTCGGCGCAGTCGATGACACGACGGCCCGCATCGATCTCAAGGTCACGTTCGGCGAGACCACCGTGCTCGTCAAGGCGCAGCTGCGCGTCGCGATCGGATGA
- a CDS encoding UDP-N-acetylmuramate dehydrogenase translates to MPRTEPLRLSQLTTLRTGAAPERMREASTTAALVEALRETWASGDDWFVLGGGSNLFVGDDEFEGTVIRVRTSGIEELPSPHAGRIRLRVQAGHGWDDLVAYAVGHGYAGLEAMSGIPGTTGAAPVQNIGAYGQEIQETLVEVELIDESSGEISVVPASELGLGFRTSVLKHHYGSVPARRAVILSATFDLLVADERVVRGEQLRRALGLVDEAPVPLSWVRERILATRASKGMLIDDGDPDTHGVGSFFQNAIVPEAVARALPPECPRWPVAPDLDTVTVIPLASYDGLIPTAKTAAPDVKVSAAWLIEQAGIRKGFKLPRSRAGVSTKHALALTNRGGATAGEVAELARFIQSRVHAEFGLVLQPEPVLVGVEL, encoded by the coding sequence ATGCCCCGGACTGAGCCCCTCCGTCTCTCGCAGCTGACGACGCTGCGCACCGGCGCCGCCCCCGAGCGGATGCGGGAGGCCTCGACGACCGCAGCGCTCGTGGAGGCTCTGCGCGAGACCTGGGCGAGCGGCGACGACTGGTTCGTGCTCGGCGGCGGTTCGAACCTGTTCGTCGGGGACGACGAGTTCGAGGGCACCGTGATCCGCGTGCGGACGAGTGGGATCGAAGAGCTGCCGTCGCCGCACGCCGGCCGCATCCGTCTGCGGGTGCAGGCAGGGCACGGCTGGGACGACCTGGTGGCCTACGCCGTCGGCCACGGCTACGCCGGACTCGAGGCGATGTCCGGGATTCCGGGAACGACCGGTGCCGCCCCGGTGCAGAACATCGGCGCCTACGGGCAGGAGATCCAGGAGACCCTGGTCGAAGTCGAACTGATCGATGAATCTTCGGGCGAGATCTCCGTCGTGCCGGCATCCGAACTGGGCCTCGGCTTCCGCACCTCCGTGCTCAAGCACCACTACGGCAGCGTGCCGGCGCGACGGGCGGTCATCCTGTCGGCGACGTTCGACCTGCTCGTGGCCGACGAGCGCGTCGTGCGCGGCGAGCAGCTGCGGCGGGCACTCGGACTGGTCGACGAGGCACCGGTGCCGCTGAGCTGGGTGCGTGAACGCATTCTGGCGACTCGCGCCTCGAAGGGGATGCTGATCGATGACGGCGACCCCGACACCCACGGCGTAGGCTCGTTCTTCCAGAACGCGATCGTCCCCGAGGCGGTGGCCAGGGCCCTTCCGCCGGAGTGCCCGCGCTGGCCTGTCGCGCCCGACCTCGACACCGTAACGGTCATCCCGCTGGCCTCCTACGACGGCCTCATCCCGACGGCGAAGACCGCGGCTCCGGATGTGAAGGTGAGCGCGGCGTGGCTCATCGAGCAGGCCGGCATCCGCAAGGGGTTCAAGCTGCCGCGCTCGCGGGCGGGAGTGTCGACCAAGCACGCGCTGGCCCTGACCAATCGCGGCGGTGCCACGGCCGGTGAGGTCGCCGAGCTCGCACGGTTCATCCAGAGCCGCGTGCACGCCGAGTTCGGGCTCGTGCTGCAGCCGGAGCCCGTCCTCGTCGGCGTCGAGCTGTAG
- a CDS encoding VOC family protein, with protein sequence MSAPMPYLLFPGNAAEALRHYQSVFGGALQLRDYAQAGRHDGPGDAIAHGQLSGPVALAGADAGVDDDAVQMNGMFLSLLGTADAVTLTGWFDALADGGRVIDALQKRPWGDFDGTLSDRYGIRWLVGFRLED encoded by the coding sequence ATGAGCGCACCCATGCCCTACCTCCTGTTCCCCGGCAACGCGGCGGAGGCCCTGCGCCACTACCAGTCGGTCTTCGGCGGCGCGCTGCAGCTGAGGGACTACGCGCAGGCCGGGCGGCACGACGGCCCTGGCGACGCGATCGCTCACGGTCAGCTCAGCGGACCGGTGGCGCTCGCCGGGGCAGATGCCGGCGTCGACGACGACGCCGTGCAGATGAACGGCATGTTCCTGTCGCTGCTGGGCACGGCGGATGCCGTCACTCTCACCGGATGGTTCGACGCGCTCGCAGACGGCGGCCGAGTGATCGACGCGCTGCAGAAGCGGCCATGGGGCGACTTCGACGGCACGCTCAGCGATCGCTACGGCATCCGCTGGCTCGTCGGATTCCGGCTCGAGGACTGA